ATCATTATCAACGGGGAGAATTTTTCAGAATTAGAAACATTTTATACAGAAACAGATAAAGTCCTGAGCAAAAACCTGGACTGGCAAACCGGACATAACCTTGATGCATTCAGTGACCTGCTGGAAGGCGGTTTTGGAGTCCACGAATATAAAGAACCAATAAAACTCATCTGGAAAGATTTTTCAAAGAGTCAGCTGGACCTGGGTAAAAAGCTATCCGGTAAACTGGTCAGGATCATCCGGGAACACGATCATATTGAATTTTCTACCATAGAATAAGAGATCAGTGAAAAACAAAGGGCTTTTCTGTTATATAGAAAAGCCCTTTGTTTCATTCATTCCGATAATTATTTCAGGTTGATATCTACCAGAATGGGAAAATGATCAGAAACGAATTTACCGTGATAGGTATCCGTTAATATTCCCCATCTTTTTGCAGTGATTCCTTTACTTACAAACACGTGATCAATAATTTCATATCCTCCTACGTCCCTGCCCCAGGAATTAAAAGAAGAATTGTTGACATAAGGATATTTCACCTGTGTGTAGGTATCTCTTAGCAGGCCGGAATTAGCCAGGGTCAGATACCATTGACTTTTTTGTCCGCCATTCAGGTCCCCGGTAAAAATAGCCGGACTGCTTCCGGCAATTTCTTTGATTTTCTTCAGCATCAGTTTTCCACTCTCTACCCTGGCAATTTT
This region of Pedobacter steynii genomic DNA includes:
- a CDS encoding barstar family protein, whose product is MGKKTIIINGENFSELETFYTETDKVLSKNLDWQTGHNLDAFSDLLEGGFGVHEYKEPIKLIWKDFSKSQLDLGKKLSGKLVRIIREHDHIEFSTIE